A single Argentina anserina chromosome 7, drPotAnse1.1, whole genome shotgun sequence DNA region contains:
- the LOC126803206 gene encoding zinc finger A20 and AN1 domain-containing stress-associated protein 1-like: MASQNSMDRPLCGKGCGFFGSVETKMCSKCYADHLKQEMIAQALLVFELFNNSVTATTPAVTESGVDNSTGSTASTRTRCHCCNKKLGLLGFHCKCGAVFCGEHRYPEKHSCSLDLKTAGREVLA; encoded by the coding sequence ATGGCGTCGCAAAACAGCATGGATCGCCCACTTTGTGGAAAAGGTTGTGGGTTCTTTGGCTCTGTGGAAACCAAGATGTGCTCGAAGTGTTACGCAGATCATCTGAAACAAGAGATGATTGCCCAGGCACTCTTGGTTTTCGAACTATTCAACAACTCGGTAACTGCTACTACTCCGGCGGTGACGGAATCAGGTGTGGATAATAGTACTGGATCAACTGCAAGTACAAGAACTAGGTGCCACTGCTGCAACAAGAAGTTGGGACTGCTGGGCTTTCACTGCAAATGTGGTGCTGTGTTTTGTGGAGAGCATCGCTACCCGGAAAAGCACTCCTGCAGTTTGGATCTCAAGACTGCCGGAAGGGAGGTTTTGGCCTAG
- the LOC126802483 gene encoding protein cornichon homolog 4-like, which yields MEMLWTWLLSFFFILTLLCILGYQLVCLVDLEFDHINPYDSSSRINNTVLPEFIIQGVLCVILLITRHWFMLLLALPHLYYNVNSYMKGRHLVDVTEIYNQLSWEKKQRFFKIAYLLVLFILSLFWLLWSIGDEYD from the exons ATGGAGATGCTATGGACATGGCTTTTgagtttcttcttcatcttgacTCTCTTATGCATTCTGGGTTATCAG CTTGTGTGCTTAGTGGACCTAGAGTTTGATCATATCAACCCGTATGATTCTTCATCTCGAATAAACAATACCGTTTTGCCAGAGTTTATCATTCAAGGAGTTTTGTGCGTCATTCTTCTTATAACAAGACATTGGTTTATGCTTCTATTGGCTCTCCCCCATCTATATTATAATGTCAATTC TTACATGAAGGGGCGGCACTTGGTGGATGTGACTGAGATCTACAATCAGCTGAGCTGGGAGAAAAAACAAAGGTTTTTTAAGATTGCCTATCTGTTGGTCCTGTTCATCCTCTCTTTATTCTG GTTGCTTTGGAGCATTGGAGATGAATACGATTAA
- the LOC126801594 gene encoding protein MICRORCHIDIA 6-like isoform X7, which yields MSLVQHFLISLDRMTLIDVVDLSSDDELGELDVKPVKLELGVIGRNNDKCKAQPVKNKLSQKKPAIQDSEENRSSIALSAGHSSSSILDQGQSPVDDTGISSALPVCPAPLCRQFWKAGNYDDGIGSKTTFQNGKNYLHIHPMFLHSNATSHKWAFGAIAELLDNAFDEIQNGATFVNVDKILNPKDGSPALLIQDDGNGLDPEAMRRCMSFGFSDKKSKTAIGHYGNGFKTSTMRLGADVIVFSRHQDKRTLTQSIGLLSYTFLARTGHDRIVVPMVDYEFNPTSETLEIMHGREHFMFNLSLLLQWSPYLTEAELLKQFNDIGAHGTKVMVYNLWCNDDGSPELDFDTDPEDIRISGDTRKVSARPDWKEVNERHIANRFHHSLRVYLSILYLRIPATFQIFLRGRVVEHHNIADDLKFQEYILYRPQTGGTVEGQVITTIGFLNDAPYVSYHGFNVYHKNRLILPYWQVVSYLDSRGRGVVGVLEANFIEPSHNKQDFERTSLFQKLEVRLKEMTWEYWDYHCGLIGYQVKKKLKPQNGMNQSFTSGQTSSALGSKNAVLGKSGPSIPSSLRKSVQGTVKRKERDDVQPVENMKGAKMINTGKSPSVQQLNHTGNQLKDQEAKNLMQENNKLQAKCLEYEKREEELNLKVAQLKKEMKEVDDEYSTMLAELEALGDVKEEKGT from the exons ATGAGTCTAGTTCAACATTTCTTAATTAGCCTAGACAG GATGACCTTGATAGATGTTGTAGACTTATCTAGTGATGATGAACTTGGAGAGCTGGATGTGAAACCTGTTAAGTTGGAGCTAGGTGTTATTGGAAGAAATAATGACAAGTGTAAAGCTCAACCTGTGAAGAATAAATTGTCTCAAAAAAAACCTGCTATACAAGATTCTGAAGAAAATAGGAGCTCAATTGCTTTAAGTGCCGGTCACAGTAGTTCTAGTATATTAGACCAAGGGCAGTCTCCTGTGGATGACACAGGCATCTCTTCTGCATTGCCTGTATGTCCAGCACCACTTTGTCGACAATTTTGGAAAGCTGGCAACTACGATGATGGCATTGGTTCTAAAACCACATTTCAAA ATGGCAAAAATTATCTACACATCCACCCCATGTTTCTTCACTCAAATGCCACCTCACATAAATGGGCCTTTGGTG cGATAGCAGAACTTCTTGACAACGCATTTGATgag ATCCAAAATGGGGCCACTTTTGTAAATGTAGATAAAATCTTAAATCCGAAGGATGGAAGCCCAGCATTGTTAATTCAAG ATGATGGTAACGGCTTGGACCCCGAAGCCATGCGCCGCTGTATGAGTTTTGGGTTTTCAGataagaagtcgaaaacagcCATCGGCCATT ATGGTAATGGCTTCAAGACCAGTACTATGAGACTTGGTGCGGATGTTATTGTATTCAGCCGCCACCAGGATAAGAG GACATTGACTCAAAGCATTGGTCTTCTCTCGTACACATTTTTGGCACGAACAGGACATGATAGAATAGTAGTCCCGATG GTGGATTATGAATTCAACCCTACGTCTGAGACATTAGAGATAATGCACGGCAGAGAACATTTTATGTTTAATCTCTCCTTGCTGCTACAGTGGTCCCCATATTTGACCGAGGCTGAGCTACTGAAACAA TTTAATGACATTGGAGCTCATGGCACAAAAGTTATGGTTTATAACTTGTGGTGTAACGACGATGGGAGTCCAGAGCTGGACTTTGATACAGATCCTGAG GATATTCGTATTAGCGGGGATACAAGAAAAGTTAGTGCCAGACCCGATTGGAAAGAAGTAAATGAACGGCACATTGCTAACCGTTTCCATCATTCTCTCCGT GTTTACTTGTCTATCTTGTACTTGCGGATACCAGCAACCTTTCAAATATTTCTGCGCGGGCGAGTTGTTGAGCATCATAACATTGCCGATGATCTAAAGTTTCAAGAATATATCTTATATAGACCTCAAACTGGGGGTACTGTGGAG GGTCAAGTTATTACAACTATTGGATTTCTAAATGATGCTCCGTATGTCAGTTACCACGGCTTCAATGTGTATCATAAGAATCGTTTGATACTG CCGTATTGGCAAGTTGTGAGCTATTTGGACAGTAGGGGTCGTGGTGTTGTTG GTGTTTTGGAAGCAAATTTtattgagccaagtcataacAAACAAGATTTTGAGAGAACATCTCTTTTTCAGAAATTGGAAGTCCGTTTGAAGGAAATGACGTGGGAATACTG GGATTATCACTGTGGACTAATTGGGTATCAGGTAAAGAAAAAGCTTAAACCACAAAACGGCATGAATCAATCTTTCACATCAGGCCAAACATCCAGTGCTCTTGGTAGTAAAAATGCTGTACTTGGAAAATCCGGGCCATCAATTCCAAGCAGCTTAAGGAAATCTGTACAAG GAACGGTGAAGAGGAAAGAACGCGATGATGTTCAGCCAGTTGAAAATATGAAAGGGGCGAAGATGATTAATACTGGGAAGAGTCCGTCTGTACAG CAGTTGAATCACACTGGAAATCAGCTGAAAGATCAAGAGGCTAAAAATCTGATGCAAGAGAATAACAAACTCCAGGCTAA ATGCTTGGAATacgaaaagagagaggaggaATTAAATCTCAAG GTGGCACAGCTTAAGAAGGAAATGAAAGAAGTTGATGATGAATACTCTACAATGTTGGCCGAATTAGAAGCCCTGGGGGATGTGAAGGAAGAAAAGGGTACATAA
- the LOC126801594 gene encoding protein MICRORCHIDIA 6-like isoform X11: MTLIDVVDLSSDDELGELDVKPVKLELGVIGRNNDKCKAQPVKNKLSQKKPAIQDSEENRSSIALSAGHSSSSILDQGQSPVDDTGISSALPVCPAPLCRQFWKAGNYDDGIGSKTTFQNGKNYLHIHPMFLHSNATSHKWAFGAIAELLDNAFDEIQNGATFVNVDKILNPKDGSPALLIQDDGNGLDPEAMRRCMSFGFSDKKSKTAIGHYGNGFKTSTMRLGADVIVFSRHQDKRTLTQSIGLLSYTFLARTGHDRIVVPMVDYEFNPTSETLEIMHGREHFMFNLSLLLQWSPYLTEAELLKQFNDIGAHGTKVMVYNLWCNDDGSPELDFDTDPEDIRISGDTRKVSARPDWKEVNERHIANRFHHSLRVYLSILYLRIPATFQIFLRGRVVEHHNIADDLKFQEYILYRPQTGGTVEGQVITTIGFLNDAPYVSYHGFNVYHKNRLILPYWQVVSYLDSRGRGVVGVLEANFIEPSHNKQDFERTSLFQKLEVRLKEMTWEYWDYHCGLIGYQVKKKLKPQNGMNQSFTSGQTSSALGSKNAVLGKSGPSIPSSLRKSVQGTVKRKERDDVQPVENMKGAKMINTGKSPSVQQLNHTGNQLKDQEAKNLMQENNKLQAKCLEYEKREEELNLKVAQLKKEMKEVDDEYSTMLAELEALGDVKEEKGT; the protein is encoded by the exons ATGACCTTGATAGATGTTGTAGACTTATCTAGTGATGATGAACTTGGAGAGCTGGATGTGAAACCTGTTAAGTTGGAGCTAGGTGTTATTGGAAGAAATAATGACAAGTGTAAAGCTCAACCTGTGAAGAATAAATTGTCTCAAAAAAAACCTGCTATACAAGATTCTGAAGAAAATAGGAGCTCAATTGCTTTAAGTGCCGGTCACAGTAGTTCTAGTATATTAGACCAAGGGCAGTCTCCTGTGGATGACACAGGCATCTCTTCTGCATTGCCTGTATGTCCAGCACCACTTTGTCGACAATTTTGGAAAGCTGGCAACTACGATGATGGCATTGGTTCTAAAACCACATTTCAAA ATGGCAAAAATTATCTACACATCCACCCCATGTTTCTTCACTCAAATGCCACCTCACATAAATGGGCCTTTGGTG cGATAGCAGAACTTCTTGACAACGCATTTGATgag ATCCAAAATGGGGCCACTTTTGTAAATGTAGATAAAATCTTAAATCCGAAGGATGGAAGCCCAGCATTGTTAATTCAAG ATGATGGTAACGGCTTGGACCCCGAAGCCATGCGCCGCTGTATGAGTTTTGGGTTTTCAGataagaagtcgaaaacagcCATCGGCCATT ATGGTAATGGCTTCAAGACCAGTACTATGAGACTTGGTGCGGATGTTATTGTATTCAGCCGCCACCAGGATAAGAG GACATTGACTCAAAGCATTGGTCTTCTCTCGTACACATTTTTGGCACGAACAGGACATGATAGAATAGTAGTCCCGATG GTGGATTATGAATTCAACCCTACGTCTGAGACATTAGAGATAATGCACGGCAGAGAACATTTTATGTTTAATCTCTCCTTGCTGCTACAGTGGTCCCCATATTTGACCGAGGCTGAGCTACTGAAACAA TTTAATGACATTGGAGCTCATGGCACAAAAGTTATGGTTTATAACTTGTGGTGTAACGACGATGGGAGTCCAGAGCTGGACTTTGATACAGATCCTGAG GATATTCGTATTAGCGGGGATACAAGAAAAGTTAGTGCCAGACCCGATTGGAAAGAAGTAAATGAACGGCACATTGCTAACCGTTTCCATCATTCTCTCCGT GTTTACTTGTCTATCTTGTACTTGCGGATACCAGCAACCTTTCAAATATTTCTGCGCGGGCGAGTTGTTGAGCATCATAACATTGCCGATGATCTAAAGTTTCAAGAATATATCTTATATAGACCTCAAACTGGGGGTACTGTGGAG GGTCAAGTTATTACAACTATTGGATTTCTAAATGATGCTCCGTATGTCAGTTACCACGGCTTCAATGTGTATCATAAGAATCGTTTGATACTG CCGTATTGGCAAGTTGTGAGCTATTTGGACAGTAGGGGTCGTGGTGTTGTTG GTGTTTTGGAAGCAAATTTtattgagccaagtcataacAAACAAGATTTTGAGAGAACATCTCTTTTTCAGAAATTGGAAGTCCGTTTGAAGGAAATGACGTGGGAATACTG GGATTATCACTGTGGACTAATTGGGTATCAGGTAAAGAAAAAGCTTAAACCACAAAACGGCATGAATCAATCTTTCACATCAGGCCAAACATCCAGTGCTCTTGGTAGTAAAAATGCTGTACTTGGAAAATCCGGGCCATCAATTCCAAGCAGCTTAAGGAAATCTGTACAAG GAACGGTGAAGAGGAAAGAACGCGATGATGTTCAGCCAGTTGAAAATATGAAAGGGGCGAAGATGATTAATACTGGGAAGAGTCCGTCTGTACAG CAGTTGAATCACACTGGAAATCAGCTGAAAGATCAAGAGGCTAAAAATCTGATGCAAGAGAATAACAAACTCCAGGCTAA ATGCTTGGAATacgaaaagagagaggaggaATTAAATCTCAAG GTGGCACAGCTTAAGAAGGAAATGAAAGAAGTTGATGATGAATACTCTACAATGTTGGCCGAATTAGAAGCCCTGGGGGATGTGAAGGAAGAAAAGGGTACATAA
- the LOC126801594 gene encoding protein MICRORCHIDIA 6-like isoform X9 translates to MSLVQHFLISLDRMTLIDVVDLSSDDELGELDVKPVKLELGVIGRNNDKCKAQPVKNKLSQKKPAIQDSEENRSSIALSAGHSSSSILDQGQSPVDDTGISSALPVCPAPLCRQFWKAGNYDDGIGSKTTFQNGKNYLHIHPMFLHSNATSHKWAFGAIAELLDNAFDEIQNGATFVNVDKILNPKDGSPALLIQDDGNGLDPEAMRRCMSFGFSDKKSKTAIGHYGNGFKTSTMRLGADVIVFSRHQDKRTLTQSIGLLSYTFLARTGHDRIVVPMVDYEFNPTSETLEIMHGREHFMFNLSLLLQWSPYLTEAELLKQFNDIGAHGTKVMVYNLWCNDDGSPELDFDTDPEDIRISGDTRKVSARPDWKEVNERHIANRFHHSLRVYLSILYLRIPATFQIFLRGRVVEHHNIADDLKFQEYILYRPQTGGTVEGQVITTIGFLNDAPYVSYHGFNVYHKNRLILPYWQVVSYLDSRGRGVVGVLEANFIEPSHNKQDFERTSLFQKLEVRLKEMTWEYWDYHCGLIGYQVKKKLKPQNGMNQSFTSGQTSSALGSKNAVLGKSGPSIPSSLRKSVQGTVKRKERDDVQPVENMKGAKMINTGKSPSVQLNHTGNQLKDQEAKNLMQENNKLQAKCLEYEKREEELNLKVAQLKKEMKEVDDEYSTMLAELEALGDVKEEKGT, encoded by the exons ATGAGTCTAGTTCAACATTTCTTAATTAGCCTAGACAG GATGACCTTGATAGATGTTGTAGACTTATCTAGTGATGATGAACTTGGAGAGCTGGATGTGAAACCTGTTAAGTTGGAGCTAGGTGTTATTGGAAGAAATAATGACAAGTGTAAAGCTCAACCTGTGAAGAATAAATTGTCTCAAAAAAAACCTGCTATACAAGATTCTGAAGAAAATAGGAGCTCAATTGCTTTAAGTGCCGGTCACAGTAGTTCTAGTATATTAGACCAAGGGCAGTCTCCTGTGGATGACACAGGCATCTCTTCTGCATTGCCTGTATGTCCAGCACCACTTTGTCGACAATTTTGGAAAGCTGGCAACTACGATGATGGCATTGGTTCTAAAACCACATTTCAAA ATGGCAAAAATTATCTACACATCCACCCCATGTTTCTTCACTCAAATGCCACCTCACATAAATGGGCCTTTGGTG cGATAGCAGAACTTCTTGACAACGCATTTGATgag ATCCAAAATGGGGCCACTTTTGTAAATGTAGATAAAATCTTAAATCCGAAGGATGGAAGCCCAGCATTGTTAATTCAAG ATGATGGTAACGGCTTGGACCCCGAAGCCATGCGCCGCTGTATGAGTTTTGGGTTTTCAGataagaagtcgaaaacagcCATCGGCCATT ATGGTAATGGCTTCAAGACCAGTACTATGAGACTTGGTGCGGATGTTATTGTATTCAGCCGCCACCAGGATAAGAG GACATTGACTCAAAGCATTGGTCTTCTCTCGTACACATTTTTGGCACGAACAGGACATGATAGAATAGTAGTCCCGATG GTGGATTATGAATTCAACCCTACGTCTGAGACATTAGAGATAATGCACGGCAGAGAACATTTTATGTTTAATCTCTCCTTGCTGCTACAGTGGTCCCCATATTTGACCGAGGCTGAGCTACTGAAACAA TTTAATGACATTGGAGCTCATGGCACAAAAGTTATGGTTTATAACTTGTGGTGTAACGACGATGGGAGTCCAGAGCTGGACTTTGATACAGATCCTGAG GATATTCGTATTAGCGGGGATACAAGAAAAGTTAGTGCCAGACCCGATTGGAAAGAAGTAAATGAACGGCACATTGCTAACCGTTTCCATCATTCTCTCCGT GTTTACTTGTCTATCTTGTACTTGCGGATACCAGCAACCTTTCAAATATTTCTGCGCGGGCGAGTTGTTGAGCATCATAACATTGCCGATGATCTAAAGTTTCAAGAATATATCTTATATAGACCTCAAACTGGGGGTACTGTGGAG GGTCAAGTTATTACAACTATTGGATTTCTAAATGATGCTCCGTATGTCAGTTACCACGGCTTCAATGTGTATCATAAGAATCGTTTGATACTG CCGTATTGGCAAGTTGTGAGCTATTTGGACAGTAGGGGTCGTGGTGTTGTTG GTGTTTTGGAAGCAAATTTtattgagccaagtcataacAAACAAGATTTTGAGAGAACATCTCTTTTTCAGAAATTGGAAGTCCGTTTGAAGGAAATGACGTGGGAATACTG GGATTATCACTGTGGACTAATTGGGTATCAGGTAAAGAAAAAGCTTAAACCACAAAACGGCATGAATCAATCTTTCACATCAGGCCAAACATCCAGTGCTCTTGGTAGTAAAAATGCTGTACTTGGAAAATCCGGGCCATCAATTCCAAGCAGCTTAAGGAAATCTGTACAAG GAACGGTGAAGAGGAAAGAACGCGATGATGTTCAGCCAGTTGAAAATATGAAAGGGGCGAAGATGATTAATACTGGGAAGAGTCCGTCTGTACAG TTGAATCACACTGGAAATCAGCTGAAAGATCAAGAGGCTAAAAATCTGATGCAAGAGAATAACAAACTCCAGGCTAA ATGCTTGGAATacgaaaagagagaggaggaATTAAATCTCAAG GTGGCACAGCTTAAGAAGGAAATGAAAGAAGTTGATGATGAATACTCTACAATGTTGGCCGAATTAGAAGCCCTGGGGGATGTGAAGGAAGAAAAGGGTACATAA